Proteins from one Triticum aestivum cultivar Chinese Spring chromosome 7A, IWGSC CS RefSeq v2.1, whole genome shotgun sequence genomic window:
- the LOC123148506 gene encoding stress enhanced protein 1, chloroplastic isoform X2: MAQLLPLSSAAPSFRLAATPGNGVPRLSVTSARSAALSRRSVRLKSLSVRCEQGSKGGPGLDVWLSRGAMLAFFGAVGVELTTGKGVLQNVGLMAPLPALALGLTGVVGVVTAFIIFQSGSSD; the protein is encoded by the exons ATGGCTCagctcctccctctctcctccgctGCTCCCAGCTTCCGTCTCGCCGCGACGCCAG GCAATGGCGTCCCCCGCTTGTCCGTGACGTCGGCCCGCTCTGCTGCTC TGAGCAGGAGGAGCGTGAGGCTCAAATCCCTGAGCGTGAGGTGCGAGCAGGGGTCCAAGGGCGGCCCCGGGCTGGACGTGTGGCTCAGCCGCGGCGCCATGCTCGCCTTCTTCGGGGCGGTCGGCGTGGAGCTCACCACCGGCAAAGGGGTGCTTCAG AACGTAGGGCTGATGGCGCCGCTGCCGGCGTTGGCGCTGGGGCTCACCGGAGTGGTCGGGGTCGTCACCGCATTTATCATCTTCCAGTCCGGATCGTCGGACTGA
- the LOC123148506 gene encoding stress enhanced protein 1, chloroplastic isoform X1, with translation MAQLLPLSSAAPSFRLAATPGNGVPRLSVTSARSAARVSRRSVRLKSLSVRCEQGSKGGPGLDVWLSRGAMLAFFGAVGVELTTGKGVLQNVGLMAPLPALALGLTGVVGVVTAFIIFQSGSSD, from the exons ATGGCTCagctcctccctctctcctccgctGCTCCCAGCTTCCGTCTCGCCGCGACGCCAG GCAATGGCGTCCCCCGCTTGTCCGTGACGTCGGCCCGCTCTGCTGCTCGTG TGAGCAGGAGGAGCGTGAGGCTCAAATCCCTGAGCGTGAGGTGCGAGCAGGGGTCCAAGGGCGGCCCCGGGCTGGACGTGTGGCTCAGCCGCGGCGCCATGCTCGCCTTCTTCGGGGCGGTCGGCGTGGAGCTCACCACCGGCAAAGGGGTGCTTCAG AACGTAGGGCTGATGGCGCCGCTGCCGGCGTTGGCGCTGGGGCTCACCGGAGTGGTCGGGGTCGTCACCGCATTTATCATCTTCCAGTCCGGATCGTCGGACTGA